The proteins below come from a single Asanoa ferruginea genomic window:
- a CDS encoding maleylpyruvate isomerase N-terminal domain-containing protein: protein MTLTPGQATDRLRTDHDLLLAAIDGLDAEALARDFATSAGPLGDFCASLHDLVAHVLMWSEINLAVLTEAGRGRDHWSLSARFETPEVGRALNRAGVAAGRLLAADLLVERLTSTHAALLDQFAGYDERTWTEVTGPLATHVFTVPGRPPFWHAALHLDAVPAGAR, encoded by the coding sequence ATGACGCTCACCCCCGGCCAGGCGACCGACCGCCTGCGCACCGACCACGACCTGCTGCTCGCCGCGATCGACGGGCTCGACGCCGAGGCGCTCGCCCGCGACTTCGCCACCTCGGCCGGGCCGCTCGGCGACTTCTGCGCGTCGTTGCACGACCTGGTCGCGCACGTGCTGATGTGGAGCGAGATCAACCTGGCCGTGCTGACCGAGGCCGGCCGCGGCCGCGACCACTGGAGCCTGTCGGCGCGCTTCGAGACGCCGGAGGTCGGCCGGGCGCTCAACCGGGCCGGCGTGGCGGCCGGCCGGCTGCTCGCCGCCGACCTGCTGGTCGAGCGCCTGACCAGCACCCACGCCGCGCTGCTGGACCAGTTCGCCGGCTATGACGAGCGGACCTGGACCGAGGTGACCGGTCCGCTCGCGACACACGTGTTCACCGTGCCGGGCCGGCCGCCGTTCTGGCACGCCGCCCTGCACCTCGACGCGGTCCCGGCCGGTGCCCGATGA
- a CDS encoding alpha/beta fold hydrolase produces MDEERFDVIDDLGIRFVSSPVSRGDRDAETLLLLSPWPESLYAYTPTWPALVADHPVIAVDLPGFGRSEARAELMSPRVMGEFITHLVDHFGLEQPHAVGPDVGTAALLFAAAAQPDLFRSVVVGAGAATHPMAVEGELKTLVEDEVGQPDGQRVVASFVSDDLPRTIRDDYAASYSGDRFAGSLRYLRAYPADLAALDPLLASIRTPVQIIAGRDDPYGLARDAEVLNEKLPASRLDVLDCGHAPWEEQPASYAGIVSDWVDGSYLGVR; encoded by the coding sequence ATGGACGAGGAGCGGTTCGACGTGATCGACGACCTGGGCATCCGGTTCGTCTCCAGCCCGGTCAGCCGGGGCGACCGGGACGCGGAGACACTGCTGTTGTTGAGCCCGTGGCCCGAGAGCCTCTACGCCTACACGCCGACCTGGCCCGCGCTGGTCGCCGACCACCCGGTGATCGCTGTCGACCTGCCCGGCTTCGGCCGCTCCGAGGCGCGCGCGGAACTGATGTCGCCGCGGGTGATGGGCGAGTTCATCACCCATCTCGTCGACCACTTCGGCCTCGAACAGCCGCACGCGGTCGGTCCCGATGTCGGCACAGCGGCGCTGCTGTTCGCGGCCGCCGCCCAGCCGGACCTGTTCCGCAGCGTTGTCGTCGGCGCCGGTGCCGCGACCCACCCGATGGCCGTCGAGGGAGAGCTGAAGACTCTGGTCGAAGACGAGGTCGGGCAGCCCGACGGGCAGCGGGTGGTGGCCAGCTTCGTCAGCGACGACCTGCCCCGCACGATCCGCGACGACTATGCCGCGTCCTACTCCGGCGACCGGTTCGCCGGCTCGTTGCGCTATCTGCGCGCGTACCCGGCGGATCTGGCGGCTCTTGACCCGCTGTTGGCCTCGATCCGGACGCCGGTGCAGATCATCGCCGGCCGCGACGACCCCTATGGCCTGGCCCGCGATGCCGAGGTGCTCAACGAGAAGCTGCCGGCGAGCCGACTCGACGTGCTCGACTGCGGGCACGCGCCGTGGGAGGAGCAGCCGGCCAGCTATGCCGGCATCGTCTCGGACTGGGTCGACGGCTCCTACCTGGGCGTTCGCTAG
- a CDS encoding PhoX family protein produces MTDQIRRQLPIVGVAKVAHGRNAMTCLYRCGNACDHPVPNASGNEYFGDLVAGEVSRRGVMKAGAAGAVVIGMGAAGALSASPAFAATEPPPALPTVDEFTTAAATTALTFKAVAPNRVDAIVVPNGYDHSVVIRWGDPVVPGAPKFNVHGQTLEAQLKQFGYNNDFVAVLPLDKKATRALLICNHEYTNEDLMFPGFVSQDALTVEQVKIAMAAHGMSVVELERVGKTGQYELVTSGPRPYNRRLTTLTTHFRLTGAAAGSELLKTAADPTGTDVIGTMNNCAGGVTPWGTILSGEENFNQYFVGAETSTGDAKARFNRYGIDTVNRYPSGSRKWERADERFDLTKNPNEANRFGWVVEFDPFTPGSTPRKHTAMGRLKHEGANIIKSRDAKAVAYMGDDERFDYLYKFVSDKKVDGRNTPEARKHNLTVLESGTLYVAKLGFTSATEIDGTGKLPTDGAFNGTGTWIPLVKGGASMVEGMTVDEVLVFTRLAGDKVGATKMDRPEDVEPNPVNRKIYAALTNNTNRGVGSNAVADEANPRTNNKHGHILEITEDNDDHTGTTFTWRIPIVCGDPTDPATYFMGYDKTKVSPISCPDNVAFDGAGNLWISTDGNALGSNDGLFAVPLDGAEAGHLKQFLSVPYGAETCGPWISDDNKSVFVAVQHPGEIAGASVANPASNWPDGDFAKPGIAVTWSVWNKNIGA; encoded by the coding sequence ATGACGGACCAGATCCGCCGCCAGTTGCCGATCGTCGGCGTGGCAAAGGTCGCGCATGGCCGCAACGCCATGACGTGCCTATACCGCTGCGGAAACGCGTGTGACCACCCTGTTCCGAACGCTTCCGGAAACGAGTATTTCGGCGACCTCGTCGCCGGTGAAGTTTCCCGCCGCGGCGTGATGAAGGCCGGTGCCGCCGGTGCCGTGGTGATCGGCATGGGTGCCGCCGGCGCGCTGAGCGCCAGCCCGGCGTTCGCCGCCACCGAGCCGCCGCCGGCGCTGCCCACGGTCGACGAGTTCACCACCGCTGCCGCCACCACCGCGCTCACCTTCAAGGCGGTCGCACCCAACCGGGTCGACGCCATCGTGGTGCCCAACGGCTACGACCACTCGGTGGTCATCCGCTGGGGCGACCCGGTGGTGCCCGGCGCGCCGAAGTTCAACGTGCACGGCCAGACCCTCGAGGCCCAGCTCAAGCAGTTCGGCTACAACAACGACTTCGTCGCCGTGCTGCCGCTCGACAAGAAGGCCACCCGGGCCCTGCTCATCTGCAACCACGAATACACCAACGAAGACCTGATGTTCCCGGGCTTCGTCAGCCAGGACGCGCTGACCGTCGAGCAGGTCAAGATCGCCATGGCCGCGCACGGCATGTCGGTGGTCGAGCTCGAGCGGGTCGGCAAGACCGGCCAATACGAGCTGGTCACCAGCGGCCCGCGCCCCTACAACCGACGGCTCACGACGCTGACGACACACTTCCGGCTGACCGGTGCGGCGGCCGGGAGCGAGCTGCTCAAGACGGCGGCCGACCCGACCGGCACCGACGTGATCGGCACCATGAACAACTGCGCCGGCGGCGTCACGCCGTGGGGCACGATCCTGTCCGGCGAGGAAAACTTCAACCAGTACTTCGTCGGCGCCGAGACCTCGACCGGCGACGCGAAGGCGCGGTTCAACCGCTACGGCATCGACACGGTCAACCGTTACCCGTCGGGCAGCCGCAAGTGGGAGCGGGCCGACGAGCGCTTCGACCTGACGAAGAACCCCAACGAGGCCAACCGCTTCGGTTGGGTCGTCGAGTTCGACCCGTTCACCCCGGGCTCGACCCCGCGCAAGCACACCGCGATGGGCCGGCTCAAGCACGAGGGCGCCAACATCATCAAGTCGCGCGACGCCAAGGCCGTGGCCTACATGGGCGACGACGAGCGCTTCGACTACCTCTACAAGTTCGTGTCCGACAAGAAGGTCGACGGCCGCAACACGCCCGAGGCCCGCAAGCACAACCTGACCGTGCTCGAGTCCGGCACGCTCTACGTCGCCAAGCTCGGCTTCACCTCGGCGACCGAGATCGACGGCACCGGCAAGCTGCCCACCGACGGCGCGTTCAACGGCACCGGCACGTGGATCCCGCTGGTCAAGGGCGGAGCGTCGATGGTCGAGGGGATGACCGTCGACGAGGTGCTCGTGTTCACCCGGCTCGCCGGCGACAAGGTGGGCGCGACCAAGATGGACCGCCCCGAAGACGTCGAGCCCAACCCGGTCAACCGGAAGATCTACGCCGCGCTGACCAACAACACCAACCGCGGCGTGGGCAGCAACGCGGTGGCCGACGAGGCCAACCCGCGCACCAACAACAAGCACGGGCACATCCTCGAGATCACCGAAGACAACGACGATCACACGGGTACGACCTTCACCTGGCGCATCCCGATCGTCTGCGGCGACCCGACCGACCCGGCGACCTACTTCATGGGGTACGACAAGACCAAGGTCTCGCCGATCTCCTGCCCCGACAACGTCGCGTTCGACGGTGCCGGCAACCTCTGGATCTCCACCGACGGCAACGCGCTGGGCAGCAACGACGGCCTGTTCGCGGTGCCGCTCGACGGTGCCGAGGCGGGCCACCTCAAGCAGTTCCTCAGCGTCCCCTACGGCGCCGAGACCTGCGGCCCGTGGATCTCCGACGACAACAAGAGCGTGTTCGTCGCCGTGCAGCACCCCGGTGAGATCGCCGGCGCATCGGTGGCCAACCCCGCGTCCAATTGGCCGGACGGCGACTTCGCCAAGCCGGGCATCGCGGTGACCTGGAGCGTCTGGAACAAGAACATCGGCGCTTGA
- a CDS encoding RbsD/FucU family protein, with protein sequence MAADHDPAMLKTTLLHPGIVSALGRAGHGSTVLISDGNYPHSTGTKPGADLVFLNLRPGLVAVDDILGAVLTAVPVESAFVMSPGEGPEPDIFPIFRQHLAPVALTPLDRFAFYDKAREPDLALAIASGDTRLYANILLTIGVVS encoded by the coding sequence GTGGCCGCCGATCATGATCCCGCCATGCTCAAAACAACGCTCCTCCATCCCGGCATCGTCTCCGCACTCGGTCGCGCGGGGCACGGATCGACGGTGTTGATTTCCGACGGCAACTACCCCCATTCCACGGGTACGAAGCCGGGCGCGGATCTGGTATTCCTCAACCTGCGGCCGGGCCTGGTGGCGGTCGACGACATCCTCGGGGCCGTGCTCACCGCCGTGCCGGTGGAATCGGCCTTTGTGATGAGTCCGGGCGAGGGGCCAGAACCGGATATCTTCCCTATTTTCCGGCAGCACCTCGCGCCCGTCGCACTGACCCCGCTCGACCGGTTCGCGTTCTACGACAAGGCCCGGGAACCCGATCTGGCCCTCGCGATCGCCAGCGGGGACACCCGCCTCTACGCCAACATCCTGCTCACCATCGGCGTGGTCAGCTGA
- a CDS encoding AAA family ATPase encodes MARVVLRGRSAAMSAAMPALRRAARHGQSGVVVVTGDAGIGKTAVVDAIGAQAVGMGFRTGTAKADEIGRISPGAPVLLALRSGARPLLDAPALAELDELTDHPLPLIDRVGARLEQVAATAPVLIVIDDVQWADQLSRLALRVLPERLAADPVVWLFATRDAADELTAAAPTAARVETIHLGPLAPADVAAIARDRLGQPPGPATQRMLDGVGGNPFLVTQILDGLAHGDRDDVPPPAFVRAVDAALDSLPDKTVVLLAAVLGRPFAIDEAQRVVPSVSSGDVHRAVVAGLLTRDGHLVRFRHDLVRETVYAGLSTSVRRDLHRRCARHLLASGHDALAAAPHARAAATPGDEESAAILCEAAHQAVAALPATAGELVTEAFDLVRPAQESWESTGERCVEILARVRRCSDAVRVADAVLARAGDGETFARVQVLATQALWQIGRPAESVARIDDALAAPGLSVPLRTRLAAARALALTRMLPAWQARQSAEDALRDARQVGDQDAIMLALQAMGELGRNTGHHAESLAYFRELRSVGDASYQGEEIIELQLLDRYTDAGALLEAAHRDDRGGVEATLPPVIAAQMWQDYTLGRLDDAESGARTLLTIGRELGDHMHELDAEMVLAGLALLRGEVAEANAHLAPARSGGLAEESVRLPGVRLMEGWLAASDGRPDDARKILRPMLFTARESRADWPWRPGWMRIFARVGRATGDQRFTHEAVAIAAEGAARNPGVASFKGAALELRGLVDKDLDKLAEATVVLDRSPRPMLRANAAEDHGRLLLTFGARDQGIAELDRAWTIYHGLGARAAVVEVQRLMRRAGARRAKWDTDGARPRQGWAALTDAEVKVAELISAGHTNKEAARLLNLSPNTVSTHLRSIFAKLDVQSRVQLTNAVHAMKPVA; translated from the coding sequence GTGGCACGGGTTGTTCTTCGTGGGCGCTCGGCGGCGATGTCGGCGGCGATGCCGGCGCTGCGCCGGGCGGCCCGACACGGGCAGAGCGGCGTCGTGGTGGTCACCGGCGACGCCGGAATCGGAAAGACCGCGGTAGTCGACGCGATCGGCGCGCAAGCGGTCGGCATGGGCTTCCGCACCGGCACGGCGAAGGCCGACGAGATCGGCCGGATCTCGCCCGGCGCCCCGGTTCTGCTGGCCCTGCGCAGCGGCGCGCGACCGTTGCTGGACGCGCCCGCGCTGGCCGAACTCGACGAGCTCACCGACCACCCGTTGCCGCTGATCGACCGGGTGGGCGCGCGGCTGGAGCAGGTGGCCGCCACGGCGCCGGTGCTGATCGTGATCGACGACGTGCAGTGGGCCGACCAACTCAGCCGGCTCGCCCTGCGGGTGTTGCCGGAACGGCTGGCCGCCGACCCGGTGGTGTGGTTGTTCGCCACCCGCGACGCGGCCGACGAGCTGACCGCCGCCGCGCCCACCGCGGCCAGGGTCGAGACCATCCACCTCGGCCCGCTGGCGCCGGCCGACGTCGCCGCGATCGCGCGCGACCGGCTGGGCCAGCCGCCGGGCCCGGCCACCCAACGGATGCTCGACGGCGTCGGCGGCAACCCCTTCCTGGTCACCCAGATCCTCGACGGGCTGGCCCATGGCGACCGCGACGACGTGCCGCCGCCCGCGTTCGTCCGGGCCGTCGACGCGGCACTCGACTCGCTGCCCGACAAGACGGTCGTGCTGCTGGCCGCGGTGCTCGGCCGGCCGTTCGCGATCGACGAGGCGCAGCGGGTCGTCCCGTCGGTCAGCAGCGGCGACGTCCATCGGGCCGTGGTCGCCGGGCTGCTCACCCGCGACGGCCACCTGGTCCGGTTCCGGCACGACCTGGTCCGCGAGACCGTGTACGCCGGTCTGTCCACATCGGTCCGCCGGGACCTACATCGGCGCTGCGCCCGCCACCTGCTGGCGTCGGGGCACGACGCGCTGGCGGCCGCACCGCACGCCCGCGCCGCGGCGACGCCCGGCGACGAGGAGAGCGCGGCCATCCTGTGCGAGGCCGCGCACCAGGCCGTGGCGGCGCTGCCGGCGACCGCGGGCGAGCTGGTGACCGAGGCATTCGACCTGGTCCGGCCCGCCCAGGAGTCCTGGGAGTCGACCGGCGAACGGTGCGTCGAGATTCTGGCCCGGGTGCGGCGCTGTTCCGACGCCGTGCGGGTCGCCGACGCCGTGCTCGCCCGGGCCGGCGACGGCGAGACGTTCGCCCGCGTCCAGGTGCTCGCGACCCAGGCGCTCTGGCAGATCGGCCGCCCGGCGGAGTCGGTGGCCCGGATCGACGACGCGCTGGCCGCGCCCGGGCTGTCGGTGCCGCTGCGCACCCGACTGGCCGCCGCGCGGGCGTTGGCGCTGACCCGGATGCTGCCCGCCTGGCAGGCCCGCCAGAGCGCCGAGGACGCGCTGCGCGACGCCCGCCAGGTCGGCGACCAGGACGCGATCATGCTGGCGTTGCAGGCGATGGGCGAGCTGGGCCGGAACACCGGGCACCACGCCGAGTCGCTGGCCTACTTCCGGGAGCTGCGGTCCGTCGGCGACGCGTCCTACCAGGGCGAGGAGATCATCGAACTGCAACTGCTCGACCGGTATACGGACGCGGGTGCGCTGCTGGAGGCGGCGCACCGCGACGACCGGGGCGGGGTGGAGGCGACGCTGCCGCCGGTGATCGCCGCGCAGATGTGGCAGGACTACACCCTGGGCCGCCTCGACGACGCCGAGTCCGGCGCCCGCACGCTGCTGACCATCGGCCGGGAACTCGGCGACCACATGCACGAGTTGGACGCCGAGATGGTCCTCGCCGGGCTCGCGCTGCTGCGCGGCGAGGTGGCGGAGGCCAACGCCCACCTGGCTCCGGCGCGCAGCGGCGGGCTGGCCGAAGAGTCGGTGCGGCTGCCCGGCGTGCGGTTGATGGAGGGCTGGCTGGCGGCCAGCGACGGCCGGCCCGACGACGCCCGGAAGATCCTCCGGCCGATGCTGTTCACCGCGCGCGAGTCGCGTGCCGACTGGCCCTGGCGGCCGGGCTGGATGCGGATCTTCGCGCGGGTCGGGCGGGCCACCGGCGACCAGCGGTTCACCCACGAGGCGGTGGCGATCGCCGCGGAGGGCGCCGCCCGCAACCCCGGGGTGGCCAGCTTCAAAGGCGCGGCGCTGGAGCTACGCGGCCTGGTCGACAAGGACCTCGACAAGCTGGCCGAGGCGACCGTCGTGCTCGACCGCAGCCCGCGGCCGATGCTGCGGGCCAACGCGGCCGAGGACCACGGGCGGCTGCTGCTCACCTTCGGCGCACGCGACCAGGGCATCGCCGAGCTCGACCGGGCCTGGACGATCTATCACGGACTGGGCGCGCGGGCCGCGGTGGTCGAGGTGCAGCGGCTGATGCGCCGGGCCGGTGCCCGCCGGGCCAAGTGGGACACCGACGGGGCCCGGCCGCGGCAAGGCTGGGCGGCGCTGACCGACGCGGAGGTCAAGGTGGCCGAGCTGATCAGCGCCGGGCACACCAACAAGGAGGCCGCCCGGCTGCTCAACCTCTCGCCCAACACGGTCAGCACGCACCTGCGGTCGATCTTCGCGAAGCTCGACGTGCAGTCGCGGGTGCAGCTCACCAACGCGGTGCACGCGATGAAGCCGGTGGCGTGA
- a CDS encoding aspartate aminotransferase family protein — protein sequence MPTPPSSTDSPRGLAIAEAAAAVIPGGVNSSTRFIGAPYSFVAADGAYLTDADGRRYLDYHAAFGAILLGHNAPVVNDAIRAALDGVDLTGIGVTEAEVRLAQRIVEVIPSAESMIATMSGSEATAQAIRLARAVTDRDLIIKFQGGFHGWHDAVARNVISAPDRAYGRDPLSKGILDQAVDATLIAEFNDLESVEALFDAHRDRIAAVILEPIPHNVGALVPTTEFVEGLRKLTEQQGSLLIFDEVITGFRHALGGYQQVIGVTPDLTTFGKGMANGFPAGGVAGRRELMEHFNGRTGDVLMAGTFNGNPLGCAAALATIDYLAGHPEFYTRTHALGERMRTGLRGILAYLDIEATVVGFGGVFAVYFLAGPALGYRDLMRNDDAAYVAFHRGMTDRGFLMLPMSLKRNHISGSHTEEEVDRTLEAARDVLATLAR from the coding sequence ATGCCAACCCCACCGTCGTCCACCGACTCACCACGCGGTTTAGCGATCGCGGAAGCGGCCGCGGCCGTGATCCCCGGCGGCGTCAACTCCTCGACCCGCTTTATCGGCGCGCCCTACTCGTTCGTCGCCGCCGATGGCGCCTACCTGACCGACGCCGACGGCCGCCGCTATCTCGACTACCACGCCGCGTTCGGCGCGATCCTGCTCGGGCACAACGCGCCGGTCGTCAACGACGCGATCCGCGCCGCGCTCGACGGCGTCGACCTGACCGGCATCGGCGTCACCGAGGCCGAGGTCCGGCTCGCACAGCGGATCGTCGAGGTGATCCCGTCGGCCGAGTCGATGATCGCCACGATGAGCGGCTCGGAAGCCACCGCGCAGGCGATCCGGCTGGCCCGCGCGGTCACCGACCGGGACCTGATCATCAAGTTCCAGGGCGGTTTCCACGGCTGGCACGACGCCGTCGCCCGCAACGTGATCTCGGCGCCGGACCGCGCGTACGGGCGGGACCCGCTCTCGAAGGGCATCCTGGACCAGGCCGTCGACGCGACCCTGATCGCGGAGTTCAACGACCTGGAGTCGGTCGAGGCGCTGTTCGACGCACATCGCGACCGGATCGCGGCCGTCATCCTCGAGCCGATCCCGCACAACGTGGGCGCGCTGGTGCCGACCACCGAGTTCGTCGAGGGCCTGCGCAAGCTCACCGAGCAACAGGGCTCGCTGCTCATCTTCGACGAGGTGATCACCGGTTTCCGGCACGCGCTCGGCGGCTATCAGCAGGTGATCGGGGTGACCCCCGACCTGACCACGTTCGGCAAGGGCATGGCCAACGGCTTCCCGGCCGGTGGGGTCGCCGGCCGCCGCGAGCTGATGGAGCACTTCAACGGCCGCACCGGCGACGTGCTGATGGCCGGCACGTTCAACGGCAACCCGCTCGGCTGCGCCGCGGCGCTGGCGACGATCGACTACCTGGCCGGGCACCCGGAGTTCTACACCCGGACGCACGCGCTCGGCGAGCGGATGCGCACCGGCCTGCGGGGCATCCTCGCCTACCTCGACATCGAGGCGACGGTGGTCGGCTTCGGTGGGGTGTTCGCCGTCTACTTCCTGGCCGGCCCGGCTCTGGGCTACCGCGACCTGATGCGCAACGACGACGCGGCGTACGTGGCCTTCCACCGCGGCATGACCGACCGCGGCTTCCTGATGCTGCCGATGTCGCTCAAGCGCAACCACATCTCGGGCTCGCACACCGAGGAAGAGGTCGACCGCACCCTGGAAGCGGCCCGCGACGTCCTGGCCACGCTGGCCCGCTGA
- a CDS encoding alpha/beta hydrolase — protein MNRRIVAEPRFTAEADAFTVVGAADDLDDLATLLADRAEPVDPALAGRLDPKVHAADLHLPLGGGPTLVRVYQAAVGPRPLLLWLHGGGFVGGSVADLDHVCSGLALRSGRTVVSLEYRLAPEHPFPAALDDTYDALGWLVAHGQVFGGDGRVAAGGQSAGGALVAGATLRARDAGSPLPDRQVLCYPVLDVPAEPSWADRQYLTGPAPDYAAPVRAASLAGLPPTLLVAAGRDPLREQAAAYAARLDDATYVEYADTPHAFLNFCGALSAGDHAIDLIAAYLS, from the coding sequence ATGAACCGCCGGATCGTGGCCGAGCCGCGGTTCACCGCCGAGGCCGACGCGTTCACGGTGGTCGGCGCCGCCGACGACCTCGACGACCTGGCGACCCTGCTGGCCGACCGGGCCGAGCCGGTCGACCCGGCGCTGGCAGGCCGGCTGGACCCGAAGGTGCACGCGGCCGACCTGCACCTGCCGCTCGGCGGCGGGCCGACCCTGGTGCGGGTCTACCAGGCCGCCGTCGGGCCCCGGCCGTTGCTGCTCTGGCTGCACGGGGGCGGGTTCGTCGGCGGCTCGGTGGCGGACCTCGACCACGTCTGCTCCGGCCTGGCGCTGCGCTCCGGTCGCACGGTGGTGTCGCTGGAATACCGGCTGGCACCGGAGCATCCGTTTCCGGCCGCGCTCGACGACACGTACGACGCGCTGGGTTGGCTCGTCGCCCATGGCCAGGTGTTCGGCGGCGACGGCCGGGTCGCGGCGGGCGGGCAGAGTGCCGGCGGCGCCCTGGTCGCCGGTGCCACGCTGCGCGCCCGGGACGCCGGCTCGCCCCTGCCCGACCGGCAGGTGCTCTGCTACCCGGTGCTCGACGTGCCGGCCGAGCCGTCCTGGGCGGACCGGCAGTATCTGACCGGCCCGGCACCCGACTATGCCGCGCCGGTGCGCGCCGCCTCGCTGGCCGGCCTGCCGCCGACCCTGCTCGTCGCGGCAGGCCGGGACCCGCTGCGCGAGCAGGCGGCCGCCTACGCGGCACGGCTCGACGACGCGACCTACGTCGAATACGCCGACACCCCGCACGCGTTCCTCAACTTCTGCGGAGCCCTGTCGGCCGGCGACCATGCCATCGACCTGATCGCGGCCTATCTCAGCTGA
- a CDS encoding PQQ-dependent sugar dehydrogenase, with protein sequence MHKPAIVAAAAVAGVALSVAGIAIAVDSPLNRTAVAAAAPIVDFINPTTVASNLRVPWGLTYLPDGTALVAERERAQILRVRPGLPTQIVGSVPGVVPSGEGGLLGLAVSPNYATDNQVFAYYTSNVDNRIVRFTLSNMSAQTVIVSGIAKADVHDGGRIAFGPDGMLYAGVGDANVTSRAQNPASLNGKILRVRPDGGVPADNPTAGSLVYSLGHRNVQGLAWDSAGRLYATEFGQNTTDEVNRIVPGGNYGWPVVEGNSTNPLYRNPIVTWTTAEASPSGAAIIDNTLFVGALRGARLWVVPLDGNGGAGTPTAALNPRFGRLRTVEKAPDGSLWVATSNRDGRGTPAASDDRIFRFTVTSPSPSATPSVTPTATPTASPTPTPTPTVTPTVTPTVTPPAAACSVSYSANGLPGVLLGNVRVTNRGPAVSSWTLTWTFSGNQRVTSAWGARVDQSGRAVTARNESWNGSLSTGGSANFGFVASGSGTARPTDFALNGTACTAS encoded by the coding sequence ATGCACAAACCCGCCATCGTCGCGGCCGCCGCGGTCGCCGGTGTCGCGCTGAGTGTCGCTGGAATCGCGATCGCGGTGGACTCGCCGTTGAACCGGACCGCTGTTGCCGCCGCCGCGCCGATCGTCGACTTCATCAACCCGACCACGGTCGCGAGCAACCTGCGGGTGCCCTGGGGACTGACCTATCTGCCCGACGGGACGGCCCTGGTCGCCGAGCGGGAACGGGCGCAGATCCTGCGGGTCCGCCCCGGGCTGCCGACCCAGATCGTCGGCTCGGTGCCGGGCGTGGTCCCCTCCGGTGAGGGCGGCCTGCTCGGCCTCGCGGTGTCGCCGAACTACGCCACCGACAACCAGGTGTTCGCCTACTACACCTCCAATGTGGACAACCGGATCGTGCGCTTCACGCTGAGCAACATGTCGGCGCAGACCGTCATCGTCTCCGGAATCGCCAAGGCCGACGTGCACGACGGTGGCCGGATCGCGTTCGGCCCCGACGGCATGCTCTACGCCGGGGTCGGCGACGCCAACGTGACCAGCCGGGCGCAGAACCCGGCGAGCCTCAACGGCAAGATTCTGCGGGTACGCCCCGACGGTGGCGTGCCGGCCGACAACCCGACCGCCGGCTCGCTGGTCTACAGCCTCGGCCACCGCAACGTGCAGGGGCTGGCCTGGGACTCCGCCGGGCGGCTCTACGCGACCGAGTTCGGGCAGAACACGACCGACGAGGTCAACCGGATCGTGCCGGGCGGCAACTACGGCTGGCCGGTGGTCGAGGGCAACTCCACCAACCCGTTGTATCGCAACCCCATCGTCACCTGGACCACCGCCGAGGCCTCACCGAGCGGTGCCGCCATCATCGACAACACCCTGTTCGTGGGTGCGCTGCGCGGCGCCCGGCTGTGGGTGGTCCCGCTGGACGGCAACGGCGGCGCGGGCACGCCGACGGCGGCGCTCAACCCTCGCTTCGGCCGGCTGCGCACGGTGGAGAAGGCGCCGGACGGGTCGCTCTGGGTGGCGACCAGCAACCGGGACGGGCGCGGCACGCCGGCGGCGAGTGACGACCGCATCTTCCGCTTCACGGTGACCTCGCCGAGCCCATCGGCGACGCCTTCGGTGACGCCTACCGCCACGCCCACGGCCAGCCCGACCCCGACCCCGACCCCGACGGTCACGCCGACGGTGACGCCCACTGTCACGCCGCCCGCCGCGGCCTGTTCCGTCAGCTACAGCGCCAACGGGCTGCCCGGCGTCTTGCTCGGCAACGTGCGGGTGACCAACCGCGGTCCCGCGGTCAGCTCGTGGACGTTGACCTGGACGTTCAGCGGCAACCAGCGGGTCACCAGCGCCTGGGGTGCCCGGGTCGACCAGTCCGGCCGGGCCGTGACGGCCCGCAACGAGAGTTGGAACGGCAGCCTGTCGACCGGCGGTAGCGCCAACTTCGGGTTCGTCGCCAGCGGCAGCGGCACCGCCCGCCCGACCGACTTCGCCCTGAATGGCACCGCCTGCACGGCAAGCTGA